A genomic stretch from Streptococcus oralis includes:
- the thiW gene encoding energy coupling factor transporter S component ThiW, producing MRNHQLQVHKLTILSMMIALDVVLTPIFRIEGMAPMSSVVNILAGILMGPVYALAMATVTAFIRMTTQGIPPLALTGATFGALLAGLFYKYGRKFHYSALGEILGTGIIGSIVSYPVMVLFTGSAAKLSWFIYTPRFFGATLIGTAIAFLAFRFLIKQEFFKKVQGYFFGERID from the coding sequence ATGAGAAACCACCAACTACAAGTTCACAAATTAACCATTTTATCCATGATGATTGCCCTTGACGTAGTTCTTACACCCATTTTTCGAATTGAAGGAATGGCACCAATGTCTAGTGTAGTCAACATTCTTGCAGGGATCTTGATGGGACCTGTTTATGCTTTAGCTATGGCTACAGTCACAGCCTTTATCCGTATGACGACTCAAGGGATTCCACCTTTGGCTCTTACAGGAGCTACTTTTGGAGCCCTCCTTGCAGGTCTCTTTTATAAGTATGGTCGGAAATTTCACTATTCTGCCCTAGGAGAAATCTTGGGAACAGGGATTATCGGTTCTATTGTTTCCTATCCTGTCATGGTTCTCTTTACAGGATCTGCGGCCAAGCTCAGCTGGTTTATCTATACTCCGAGATTTTTCGGAGCGACCTTGATCGGTACAGCCATAGCTTTTCTTGCCTTTCGATTTTTAATCAAGCAGGAATTCTTTAAAAAAGTGCAGGGATATTTCTTTGGAGAAAGGATAGACTGA
- the tenA gene encoding thiaminase II, with protein MEFTDIAMELSREAWQASFNHPFVLQLQEGNLEPSIFRYYLIQDAYYLKSFSEAYHLLADKTSNEEMKRLLKQNAQSLVEGELFIRQQFFKELGISDQEMDEQPIAPTCYHYISHIYRQFAEPNLGIAFASLLPCPWLYHDLGKELNRKPSPNPLYQQWIETYITDELEQQIKEEEALVNQLYRESNETDKQKMLEAFHRSVHMEAKFWEMAYQHQTWTSDLQSLEKEKK; from the coding sequence ATGGAATTTACAGATATTGCGATGGAATTATCCAGGGAAGCTTGGCAGGCTTCCTTTAACCATCCCTTTGTTTTACAGTTACAAGAGGGAAATTTAGAACCTTCTATTTTCCGCTATTACCTGATTCAGGATGCCTACTATCTGAAGTCTTTTTCAGAAGCCTATCACCTCTTGGCTGATAAGACTTCAAACGAGGAGATGAAAAGACTCTTGAAACAAAATGCTCAGAGTCTAGTGGAGGGTGAGTTGTTTATCCGCCAACAATTTTTCAAGGAATTAGGAATCAGCGACCAGGAAATGGACGAACAACCAATTGCTCCAACCTGTTATCATTACATTTCTCATATTTATCGTCAATTTGCAGAGCCAAACTTGGGCATTGCTTTTGCTAGTTTGCTCCCATGTCCTTGGTTATACCATGATTTGGGCAAGGAACTTAATCGAAAACCATCCCCGAATCCTCTTTATCAACAGTGGATTGAAACCTATATCACCGATGAGTTAGAACAGCAGATTAAAGAGGAAGAAGCCCTAGTTAATCAGCTCTATCGCGAAAGTAACGAGACAGACAAACAAAAAATGCTAGAGGCCTTCCACCGAAGTGTCCACATGGAAGCTAAGTTTTGGGAGATGGCTTACCAACATCAAACCTGGACGAGTGATTTGCAGTCCTTAGAAAAAGAGAAGAAATAG
- a CDS encoding energy-coupling factor transporter transmembrane component T codes for MIKVATQTPILSLFLLILSLETSFLPSIALNLSVVAFCILFMLYYRRFKMLTWMLVLAILPSFANYWAVQLHGDASQAVILGTRAFVTVCIGLVFVSSISLKELLLYLAQKGLSRSWAYALIVVFNSFPLIQQEIRSLKEACLLRGQKLHFWFPLIYSKVLMTVFRWRHLYLRALSAHGYDEHAQLENSYRTFYISQRTKLIYLLFFLLLQTSLFL; via the coding sequence ATGATCAAAGTCGCAACCCAGACACCGATACTCAGTCTTTTCTTGCTAATTTTATCCTTGGAAACATCTTTCCTTCCTTCGATTGCTCTTAATCTTTCGGTAGTCGCATTTTGCATTCTCTTTATGCTCTACTACCGTCGATTTAAGATGTTGACTTGGATGCTTGTGCTCGCCATTTTACCATCTTTTGCCAATTACTGGGCAGTACAGTTACACGGGGATGCTTCGCAGGCAGTGATACTTGGGACGAGAGCTTTTGTGACGGTTTGTATCGGCCTTGTCTTTGTTTCCAGTATTTCCTTAAAAGAGCTTTTATTGTACTTGGCTCAAAAGGGGTTATCACGGTCTTGGGCCTATGCCTTGATTGTGGTATTCAATTCCTTTCCCCTCATTCAGCAAGAAATCAGGTCCCTCAAGGAAGCGTGCTTACTGCGTGGTCAAAAATTGCATTTTTGGTTTCCCTTGATTTACAGCAAGGTTCTGATGACGGTCTTTAGGTGGCGCCATCTCTACCTGAGAGCTCTATCTGCGCATGGATATGACGAGCATGCACAGTTGGAGAATAGTTATCGGACTTTTTATATTTCTCAGAGGACAAAATTGATCTACCTACTTTTCTTTTTATTGCTTCAAACCAGTCTATTTTTATAA
- a CDS encoding ATP-binding cassette domain-containing protein — protein MGLELRGIQSPIFSEPINFTFHAQAFTLLVGSSGSGKSSLFQIIAQVSSLPYSGQVLIDGSRVSQLSTVERVQTVGMLFQNPNHQFTMENLFEELIFTLENIGHPLQEIDAKIAEVVWQCRCKAILHRPIHHLSGGEKQKAALAVLFAMNPRVYLLDEPFASIDRKSRIEILEILKELVSNGKTVILCDHDLTDYGAYIDHMVELREGQLREVFQIPTSEMTQVASKKVASSPELFHMDRVTCELGNRPLFSIADFTFYQGISCVLGDNGVGKSTLFRSILQFQKYKGRITWKGLVLKKKKSLYRDLTGVVQEAEKQFIRVSLREELQLDGPDSERNQRILQALQFFNLEQALDKSPYQLSGGQQKILQLLTILTSKASVILLDEPFAGLDDRACHYFCQWILEDRNQGRSFLIISHRLDPLISVVDYWIGMTSEGLSHVKDMTISKPLSFLSSNGQGEVR, from the coding sequence ATGGGGCTGGAACTACGGGGGATTCAGTCCCCAATCTTTTCGGAGCCGATTAATTTTACTTTTCATGCGCAAGCTTTTACCTTGTTAGTTGGGAGCAGCGGTTCAGGAAAATCCAGTCTCTTTCAAATCATTGCTCAAGTCAGTTCTCTTCCCTATAGTGGTCAAGTCCTGATAGATGGAAGCCGAGTCAGTCAGCTTTCTACCGTTGAACGTGTTCAGACGGTTGGTATGCTCTTTCAAAATCCCAATCATCAATTTACCATGGAGAATTTGTTTGAGGAACTGATTTTTACCTTGGAGAATATCGGGCATCCCCTCCAAGAGATTGATGCTAAAATAGCAGAGGTGGTCTGGCAATGTCGCTGCAAGGCGATTTTACACCGTCCCATTCATCACTTATCAGGTGGGGAAAAGCAAAAAGCTGCTTTGGCTGTTCTCTTTGCCATGAATCCTAGGGTCTATCTCTTAGATGAACCCTTCGCTTCCATTGACCGAAAGAGTAGGATAGAGATCCTAGAGATTCTAAAGGAGTTGGTCTCTAATGGGAAGACAGTCATCCTGTGCGACCATGATTTAACGGATTATGGAGCCTACATTGACCATATGGTGGAGCTGAGAGAGGGACAACTAAGAGAAGTGTTTCAAATCCCTACCTCTGAGATGACACAGGTTGCTTCAAAGAAAGTTGCCTCTAGCCCAGAATTATTCCATATGGACCGTGTGACTTGTGAGCTGGGGAATCGCCCCCTCTTTTCGATTGCGGATTTCACATTTTACCAAGGGATTTCCTGTGTCCTGGGTGACAATGGTGTCGGGAAATCAACCCTCTTTCGCTCCATTCTCCAATTTCAAAAGTATAAGGGGCGCATTACTTGGAAGGGATTGGTTCTCAAAAAGAAAAAGAGTTTGTATCGTGACCTGACGGGTGTTGTTCAGGAGGCTGAGAAGCAGTTTATCCGAGTCAGTCTGCGAGAGGAACTGCAATTAGATGGTCCAGACTCCGAAAGAAATCAGCGGATTCTCCAAGCATTACAATTTTTTAATTTGGAGCAGGCACTCGATAAGAGTCCTTATCAATTAAGTGGCGGTCAGCAAAAGATTCTTCAGCTATTGACCATCTTGACTAGCAAGGCTTCTGTGATCTTGCTAGATGAACCTTTTGCAGGTTTGGATGATAGAGCTTGTCATTATTTTTGCCAGTGGATTTTGGAGGACAGAAATCAAGGGAGAAGTTTTTTGATCATTAGCCATCGTTTAGATCCCTTGATCTCTGTGGTTGATTATTGGATCGGGATGACTAGTGAGGGTCTCAGTCATGTGAAAGACATGACAATCAGCAAACCTCTCAGTTTTCTGAGTAGCAATGGTCAAGGGGAGGTGAGGTAG
- a CDS encoding ECF transporter S component — protein MLKKWQLKDVILLAFLSIFFGGVFVGSGYLFDILTLILAPLGLQAFANEILFGLWCMAAPIAAIFVPRVGSATIGEVLAALAEVLYGSQFGLGALLSGLVQGLGSELGFLVTKNRYESWLSLTANSIGITLVSFVYEYIKLGYYAFSLPFVLSLLVVRFISVFFFCTILVRAIVKLYHQFAAGGKA, from the coding sequence ATGTTGAAAAAATGGCAGTTAAAAGATGTTATCTTACTTGCTTTCTTGTCTATCTTTTTTGGTGGCGTTTTTGTGGGTTCAGGATATCTATTTGATATCCTCACCCTGATCTTGGCCCCTCTTGGTTTGCAGGCCTTTGCCAATGAAATCCTCTTTGGTCTCTGGTGTATGGCTGCGCCCATTGCGGCTATCTTTGTTCCAAGAGTCGGAAGCGCGACGATTGGAGAAGTGCTTGCTGCGCTTGCTGAAGTCCTTTATGGTAGCCAATTCGGTCTAGGTGCCCTTTTGTCTGGCTTGGTTCAAGGTTTGGGAAGTGAACTTGGTTTTCTTGTGACCAAGAATCGCTATGAAAGTTGGCTCTCTCTAACTGCCAATAGTATTGGGATTACGCTTGTTAGCTTTGTCTATGAATACATTAAGTTAGGTTACTATGCCTTTTCTCTTCCTTTTGTCCTTTCCTTGCTTGTGGTGCGTTTTATTTCCGTCTTTTTCTTCTGTACCATCTTGGTTCGTGCCATTGTCAAACTCTATCATCAGTTTGCAGCCGGAGGAAAGGCGTAG
- the lctO gene encoding L-lactate oxidase: protein MSYKTSNAEGPVDFINTYDLEPMAQQVIPKAAFGYIASGAEDTFTLRENIRAFNHKLIVPHTLCNVENPSTEIEFAGEKLSSPIIMAPVAAHKLANEQGEVATARGVHEFGSLYTTSSYSTVDLPEITEALQGTPHWFQFYFSKDDGINRHIMDRVKAEGYKAIVLTADATVGGNREVDKRNGFVFPVGMPIVEEYLPEGAGKSMDFVYKSAKQRLSPRDVEFIAEYSGLPVYVKGPQCREDVERSLAAGASGIWVTNHGGRQIDGGPAAFDSLQEVAEAVDKRVPIVFDSGVRRGQHVFKALASGADLVAIGRPVIYGLALGGSVGVRQVFEHLNAELKTVMQLSGTQTIEDVKHFKLRHNPYNPTFPVDPRDLKLY from the coding sequence ATGTCATATAAAACAAGCAATGCAGAAGGACCTGTAGATTTTATTAACACTTATGATTTAGAGCCAATGGCGCAACAAGTCATTCCTAAAGCTGCCTTTGGTTATATCGCTAGTGGAGCAGAGGATACTTTCACTTTACGCGAGAACATCCGTGCCTTTAACCACAAACTCATCGTTCCACATACGCTTTGCAATGTTGAAAATCCAAGTACAGAGATTGAATTTGCAGGTGAAAAATTATCTTCACCAATTATTATGGCGCCTGTTGCAGCTCATAAATTAGCAAATGAGCAGGGGGAAGTAGCTACTGCGCGTGGTGTGCATGAATTTGGTTCTCTCTATACAACTAGTTCCTACTCTACTGTTGACCTTCCAGAAATTACGGAAGCTCTTCAAGGGACACCTCATTGGTTCCAATTTTACTTTAGTAAGGATGACGGCATTAACCGTCATATCATGGACCGTGTGAAGGCTGAAGGCTACAAAGCGATTGTCTTGACGGCAGATGCAACTGTAGGGGGCAATCGTGAGGTCGATAAGCGCAATGGTTTTGTCTTCCCAGTTGGTATGCCGATTGTTGAGGAATACCTGCCAGAAGGTGCTGGAAAATCAATGGACTTTGTTTACAAATCAGCCAAACAACGCTTGTCTCCACGCGATGTCGAATTTATCGCTGAATACTCAGGTCTTCCTGTTTATGTCAAGGGGCCACAATGCCGTGAAGACGTTGAACGTTCGCTTGCCGCAGGTGCTTCTGGTATCTGGGTAACCAACCACGGTGGCCGCCAAATCGACGGTGGGCCAGCGGCCTTTGACTCGCTTCAAGAAGTCGCTGAAGCAGTTGATAAACGTGTACCAATTGTCTTTGACTCTGGTGTTCGTCGTGGTCAGCACGTCTTTAAAGCTTTGGCTTCAGGAGCAGACTTGGTAGCTATTGGCCGCCCTGTGATCTATGGTTTGGCTCTTGGTGGTAGTGTTGGTGTGCGTCAAGTCTTTGAGCACTTGAATGCAGAATTGAAGACAGTCATGCAATTATCTGGAACTCAGACTATTGAGGATGTCAAACACTTCAAACTCCGTCACAACCCATACAACCCAACCTTCCCAGTCGACCCTCGTGACTTAAAGTTGTATTGA
- a CDS encoding amino acid ABC transporter permease yields MDWSIVEQYLPLYQKAFFLTLHIAVWGILGSFLVGLIVSVIRHYRVPIFSQLATAYIELSRNTPLLIQLFFLYFGLPRIGIVLSSEVCATLGLIFLGGSYMAESFRSGLEAVSQTQHEIGLAIGLTPVQVFRYVVLPQATAVALPSFSANVIFLIKETSVFSAVALADLMYVAKDLIGLYYETDIALAMLVVAYLIMLLPISLVFSWIERRLRHAGFGNTSTLSGK; encoded by the coding sequence TTGGATTGGTCCATTGTTGAACAATATCTACCACTATATCAAAAGGCTTTTTTTCTGACCCTGCATATCGCAGTTTGGGGAATTTTGGGTTCTTTTCTTGTTGGTCTAATCGTTAGTGTCATTCGGCATTATCGCGTTCCTATCTTTTCACAGTTAGCAACAGCCTACATCGAATTGTCACGAAACACGCCCCTTTTGATTCAGCTCTTCTTTCTCTATTTCGGGCTTCCCCGAATAGGAATTGTTCTTTCTTCAGAAGTCTGTGCAACTCTTGGCCTCATCTTTTTAGGAGGCTCCTATATGGCGGAATCCTTCCGAAGCGGACTAGAAGCAGTTAGTCAAACCCAGCATGAGATTGGCTTAGCTATCGGTCTGACACCCGTTCAGGTTTTTCGCTACGTAGTCTTGCCACAAGCTACCGCAGTGGCTCTGCCGTCCTTCAGTGCCAACGTGATTTTCTTGATTAAGGAAACCTCAGTTTTCTCTGCAGTAGCCTTAGCCGATCTCATGTACGTCGCCAAGGACTTGATTGGACTCTATTATGAGACAGACATTGCACTGGCCATGTTGGTAGTTGCTTATCTCATCATGCTGCTACCCATCTCGCTAGTCTTTAGCTGGATAGAAAGGAGGCTCCGCCATGCAGGATTCGGGAATACAAGTACTCTTTCAGGGAAATAA
- a CDS encoding amino acid ABC transporter permease, whose product MQDSGIQVLFQGNNLLRILQGLGVTIGISILSVLLSMIFGTVMGIIMTSHSRVVRFLTRFYLEFIRIMPQLVLLFIVYFGLARNFNINISGETSAVIVFTLWGTAEMGDLVRGAITSLPKHQFESGQALGLTNLQLYYHIIIPQVLRRLLPQAINLVTRMIKTTSLVVLIGVVEVTKVGQQIIDSNRLTIPTSSFWIYGTILVLYFAVCFPISKLSTHLEKHWRN is encoded by the coding sequence ATGCAGGATTCGGGAATACAAGTACTCTTTCAGGGAAATAATCTCTTGCGGATTTTACAAGGATTGGGAGTCACGATTGGGATTTCCATCCTCTCTGTCCTCTTATCCATGATTTTCGGTACGGTTATGGGAATCATCATGACCTCCCATTCTAGAGTCGTTCGTTTTTTAACACGTTTTTATCTAGAATTTATCCGTATCATGCCTCAACTGGTTCTGCTCTTCATTGTTTACTTTGGTTTGGCTCGAAATTTTAATATCAACATTTCTGGAGAGACTTCTGCCGTTATCGTTTTTACACTCTGGGGAACAGCTGAGATGGGGGACTTGGTACGTGGAGCCATCACTTCCCTCCCTAAACATCAGTTTGAAAGTGGACAGGCACTGGGCTTAACTAACTTGCAACTTTACTATCACATTATCATTCCACAGGTCTTGAGAAGACTGCTGCCACAAGCTATCAACCTCGTCACTCGGATGATCAAAACGACTTCCTTAGTTGTCTTGATTGGGGTTGTGGAAGTTACCAAGGTTGGACAACAAATCATCGATAGCAATCGCTTGACCATCCCAACCTCTTCCTTTTGGATTTATGGGACCATCCTGGTCTTGTATTTCGCAGTTTGCTTTCCTATTTCCAAACTATCTACTCACTTAGAAAAACACTGGAGGAACTAA
- a CDS encoding amino acid ABC transporter ATP-binding protein: MSDTILEIKDLKKSFGDNPILQGLSMDIKKGEVVVILGPSGCGKSTLLRCLNGLETIQGGDILLDGQSIIGNQKNFHLVRQKIGMVFQSYELFPHLDVLQNLILGPIKAQGRDKKEVTEEALQLLERVGLLDKKHSFARQLSGGQKQRVAIVRALLMHPEIILFDEVTASLDPEMVREVLELINDLAQEGRTMILVTHEMQFAQAIADRIIFLDQGKIAEEGTAQDFFTNPQTKRAQEFLNVFDFSQFGSYL; encoded by the coding sequence ATGTCTGATACTATATTAGAAATCAAGGATCTAAAAAAATCCTTCGGAGATAATCCCATCCTCCAAGGACTTTCCATGGATATCAAAAAGGGGGAAGTTGTCGTCATTCTAGGACCATCTGGTTGCGGGAAAAGTACCCTACTTCGCTGTCTCAATGGCTTAGAAACCATTCAGGGTGGAGATATTCTTCTGGATGGCCAATCCATTATTGGAAACCAGAAAAACTTTCACTTGGTTCGTCAAAAGATTGGCATGGTCTTTCAAAGTTATGAACTCTTTCCCCATCTGGACGTCCTGCAAAACCTCATCCTAGGTCCTATCAAGGCACAAGGACGGGACAAGAAAGAGGTGACTGAAGAAGCCCTGCAATTACTCGAACGTGTCGGACTGCTTGATAAAAAACACAGTTTCGCTCGCCAATTATCTGGTGGACAAAAGCAACGGGTTGCCATTGTCCGTGCTCTGCTCATGCATCCAGAAATTATCCTCTTTGACGAAGTGACGGCTTCGCTGGATCCAGAAATGGTGCGTGAAGTTCTGGAACTCATCAATGACTTGGCTCAAGAAGGGCGCACCATGATACTGGTAACCCATGAGATGCAGTTTGCCCAAGCCATTGCGGACCGCATTATCTTTCTCGACCAAGGGAAGATTGCTGAAGAAGGAACGGCTCAAGACTTCTTCACCAATCCACAAACCAAACGAGCACAGGAATTTTTAAACGTATTTGACTTTAGCCAGTTCGGCTCATATCTATAA
- a CDS encoding cysteine ABC transporter substrate-binding protein, with amino-acid sequence MKLLKPLLTVFALAFALIFVTACSSGGSSDTSSGKATAKARTIDEIKKSGELRIAVFGDKKPFGYVDNDGSYQGYDIELGNQLAQDLGVKVKYVSVDAANRAEYLISNKVDITLANFTVTDERKKQVDFALPYMKVSLGVVSPKDKIIKDVKELEGKTLIVTKGTTAETYFEKNHPEVKLQKYDQYSDAYQALLDGRGDAFSTDNTEVLAWALENKGYEVGITSLGDPDTIAPAVQKGNQELLDFINKDIEKLGKENFFHKAYEKTLHPTYGDAAKADDLVVEGGKVD; translated from the coding sequence ATGAAACTACTCAAACCACTTCTAACTGTTTTTGCTCTAGCATTTGCGCTTATCTTTGTCACAGCTTGTAGCTCAGGTGGAAGCTCTGATACTTCATCAGGAAAAGCAACTGCCAAAGCCCGCACTATTGACGAAATCAAAAAAAGCGGTGAGTTACGAATCGCCGTATTTGGAGACAAAAAACCATTCGGTTATGTTGACAACGACGGTTCCTACCAAGGCTACGATATTGAATTGGGTAACCAATTAGCTCAAGACTTAGGTGTTAAAGTCAAATACGTTTCCGTTGATGCTGCCAACCGTGCTGAATATTTGATTTCAAACAAGGTGGATATCACACTTGCCAACTTCACAGTTACCGACGAACGTAAGAAACAAGTTGACTTTGCGCTTCCATACATGAAGGTTTCACTGGGTGTTGTTTCACCTAAAGATAAGATCATTAAAGATGTTAAAGAGCTGGAAGGTAAGACCTTGATTGTCACAAAAGGAACCACTGCTGAAACCTACTTTGAGAAAAATCACCCAGAAGTCAAACTTCAAAAATACGACCAATACAGTGATGCTTATCAGGCTCTTCTTGACGGACGTGGAGATGCCTTCTCTACTGACAATACTGAAGTCCTAGCTTGGGCTCTTGAAAATAAAGGGTACGAAGTAGGAATTACTTCCCTCGGTGATCCAGACACCATTGCGCCAGCAGTTCAAAAAGGAAACCAAGAATTGCTTGACTTCATCAATAAAGATATTGAAAAATTAGGCAAAGAAAACTTCTTCCACAAGGCCTATGAAAAAACACTTCACCCAACTTACGGTGATGCTGCTAAGGCAGATGATCTAGTGGTTGAAGGTGGAAAAGTTGACTAA
- the pyrE gene encoding orotate phosphoribosyltransferase, with amino-acid sequence MTLARDIASHLLKIQAVYLKPEEPFTWASGIKSPIYTDNRVTLAYPETRTLIENGFVDAIKAAFPEVEVIAGTATAGIPHGAIIADKMNLPFAYIRSKPKDHGAGNQIEGRVAQGQKMVIVEDLISTGGSVLEAVAAAKREGADVLGVVAIFSYQLAKADKNFANAGVKLVTLSNYSELIHLAQEEGYITPEGLDLLKRFKEDQENWQNA; translated from the coding sequence ATGACACTTGCTAGAGACATTGCTAGCCATCTATTGAAAATTCAAGCGGTTTATCTCAAACCAGAAGAGCCTTTCACTTGGGCATCTGGTATCAAGTCACCTATCTATACGGATAATCGTGTGACCCTAGCTTACCCGGAAACTAGAACTTTGATTGAAAATGGTTTTGTGGATGCTATCAAAGCAGCCTTTCCAGAGGTTGAAGTCATCGCTGGTACAGCGACAGCAGGGATTCCTCACGGAGCTATCATCGCGGATAAGATGAATCTACCATTTGCCTATATCCGTAGTAAACCAAAAGACCATGGAGCCGGAAACCAAATCGAAGGCCGTGTAGCCCAGGGGCAAAAAATGGTAATTGTAGAAGACCTGATCTCAACTGGTGGTTCTGTTCTCGAAGCGGTAGCAGCTGCCAAGCGTGAAGGAGCAGATGTTCTCGGTGTAGTAGCCATTTTTAGCTATCAACTAGCAAAAGCAGATAAGAACTTTGCAAACGCAGGCGTGAAACTGGTGACTCTCTCAAACTACAGCGAGCTCATCCACCTAGCTCAGGAAGAAGGCTACATCACACCAGAGGGATTGGATCTCTTAAAACGATTCAAAGAAGACCAAGAAAATTGGCAAAATGCCTAA
- the pyrF gene encoding orotidine-5'-phosphate decarboxylase has translation MRESRPVIALDFPSFEEAKEFLALFPAEEKLYVKVGMEIYYAVGPEVVRYLKSLGHSVFLDLKLHDIPNTVKSTMKILSSLGVDMTNVQAAGGLEMMQAAREGLGDQGILIAVTQLTSTSEEQMQDCQNIQTSLQESVIHYAKKTAEAGLDGVVCSAQEAQLIKEATNEDFICLTPGIRPAGAEAGDQKRVVTPGQAYQIGSDYIVIGRPITQAADPVAAYHAIKEEWTRDWV, from the coding sequence ATGCGAGAGAGTCGCCCGGTCATTGCTCTGGATTTTCCAAGTTTCGAGGAAGCCAAAGAATTTTTAGCCCTTTTTCCAGCAGAGGAAAAACTCTATGTCAAGGTAGGAATGGAAATCTATTATGCAGTAGGTCCAGAGGTTGTTCGTTATTTGAAATCATTGGGACATAGTGTTTTTTTGGATCTCAAGTTGCATGATATTCCAAATACGGTCAAGTCAACAATGAAAATCTTGTCAAGTCTGGGTGTCGATATGACCAATGTTCAGGCTGCAGGTGGGCTTGAAATGATGCAGGCTGCGCGTGAAGGCCTTGGTGATCAAGGGATTCTTATTGCGGTGACCCAATTGACCTCAACATCCGAAGAGCAGATGCAAGACTGTCAAAATATCCAAACTAGTCTGCAGGAATCAGTGATTCACTATGCTAAGAAAACAGCAGAAGCTGGATTGGATGGAGTGGTTTGCTCAGCCCAAGAGGCACAGCTCATCAAGGAGGCGACAAACGAAGACTTTATCTGCTTGACACCAGGTATTCGACCAGCAGGTGCTGAAGCAGGGGATCAAAAACGAGTGGTAACCCCTGGTCAAGCCTATCAAATCGGTAGTGACTACATTGTAATAGGCCGTCCTATCACACAGGCAGCAGACCCTGTAGCAGCCTACCATGCTATCAAGGAAGAATGGACACGCGATTGGGTCTAA
- a CDS encoding cell division protein FtsQ/DivIB has protein sequence MSKDKKKESNQKQELSEWQKRNQEYLKKKAEEEAALAAEKEKEKQARKEANSKLLEEAKKSSSETDEEATSPSKAPSEKEEKPQKEDTEVKKEKEKKKKEKPEKPAKPRIAPVHIWRAVSILVPSVLVLLLSVYLLTPLSTIKNIEVKGNVQTQADDIKQVSGIQDSDYTLALLLDKEKYAERIKSNHWIESAKIDYKFPTNFTIEVKEFEIVGYYVTGEDHYPILSSGTIDPSPVNLLNLPETYLTVTFNDEQQVKDLIVGLSSISEDIKSQIQKIELAPSKATADLLKITMLDTDEILVPLSELSKKLPYYSKIKPQLAEPSFIDMEAGIYSTSLADKRLEEAEEKAKQEAKEAEKKKQEEKKAEEKKQE, from the coding sequence ATGTCAAAGGATAAGAAAAAAGAATCAAACCAGAAACAAGAATTGTCTGAATGGCAGAAACGGAACCAAGAATATCTGAAAAAGAAGGCTGAGGAAGAAGCTGCCTTAGCTGCGGAGAAGGAAAAGGAAAAACAAGCTCGGAAGGAGGCCAACTCGAAACTATTGGAGGAGGCCAAAAAATCCTCGAGTGAGACAGACGAGGAAGCTACAAGTCCAAGTAAGGCACCATCCGAAAAAGAAGAAAAACCTCAAAAGGAAGACACCGAAGTTAAAAAAGAGAAAGAGAAGAAGAAAAAAGAAAAGCCAGAAAAACCTGCCAAGCCGAGAATTGCTCCCGTTCATATTTGGAGGGCAGTTAGTATCTTGGTGCCGAGTGTTTTGGTTCTCCTTCTCTCAGTCTATCTGTTGACTCCGCTGTCGACAATCAAAAATATCGAGGTTAAGGGAAATGTCCAGACCCAAGCGGATGATATTAAACAGGTATCTGGGATTCAGGATAGCGACTATACCTTAGCCCTGTTGTTGGATAAGGAAAAGTACGCTGAGCGAATCAAGTCCAACCACTGGATAGAGTCAGCAAAGATTGACTATAAATTTCCAACAAACTTTACGATTGAAGTCAAAGAGTTTGAGATTGTTGGCTACTATGTGACAGGTGAAGACCACTATCCAATCTTGTCTAGTGGAACAATTGATCCAAGCCCTGTCAACCTTTTGAACCTACCTGAGACCTACTTAACAGTTACCTTTAACGATGAGCAGCAGGTGAAGGACCTGATTGTGGGTCTTTCTAGCATCAGTGAGGACATAAAGAGTCAGATCCAGAAGATCGAACTAGCCCCAAGTAAGGCAACTGCCGATCTTCTAAAAATCACCATGCTGGATACAGATGAAATCTTGGTTCCCTTGTCAGAGTTAAGTAAAAAATTGCCTTATTACAGCAAAATCAAGCCACAGTTAGCAGAACCGAGCTTCATCGATATGGAGGCAGGAATTTATAGCACTAGCCTGGCTGATAAACGCTTAGAAGAAGCTGAGGAAAAGGCCAAACAAGAGGCTAAGGAAGCGGAGAAGAAAAAACAGGAAGAAAAAAAAGCTGAAGAAAAGAAACAAGAATAA